AACCTTTTCATTACTGCTATTAAATCCTTGAATTAATTGATATACGTTTGGAATTTGCGTCTCAAGCCTAGTTAAAATATCTTCAGAGATATTATTTCTACTAAAAGGTACATTTTTAATATACTCTTGAATTTGGCCGGCATTTCTTCCATATTTATAATCGTATGGAAACCTTCCGTCTGCATCAATTTTAGTGTTTTGAAATACATTACTTTTTCAATGTTCAATTTTAATACTTTTAAGATTCTTTTATTTTCTTTAAAATGGAATATTTTCTCTTTGGTGTTATTTTTATCTGAACATTTACATTCAAAAGGCTGATTCTTTTTAAGCCAAACATCAAATTCATTTTTGTCTTTGATAACTTGATGTTTGTCAAATTGTAAATCGGATATTTTTATTGGAAATCCTGTCATACATAATTTATCACAAACAACCTTTAATCTAGTCTGATGAAAATTCCCAAAAGTACTTTTATCACCAAAATGGTCTTGACCAAACAATTCTATTGTATCGGAATCTTGAAATTCAATTTTGTGTTCAAACTCGAACATTTTTTAGTAATTGCAGGTAACAATTATATAATAAACACATGTTCTTTATATCTTTTATATAATATGTTGAAAAAGCTAAGTTTTTGTTTTGGTAAAAAAGATAAGTGTTATACGCTAAGTTAAGTGTTTATTAGAATAATAAGGCTACGTAGAAGGTTTATGGTTGTAGGACAGCAACAATTAAGTAGATTAGAAAACCTACCAAAATAGCTGCAAATTGAAATGAACCTGATGTGGTTCTGTTTTCAATTATAAATTCTTTTATTTTTTTGAATACCATACTTTAAATAGAGTACTTTTTTTTAAGTATGGAACCCTAGTTGCTTATTTATGAGGTCTCTAAATTAATAAATCCGTTAAATAATGTACCTGTTTCTGGTACGCCTAAAGTACTCTTGTTTGGTTGTTGTAAGTCCACTAGTTATTATGCTGCATGTACTCTTCTTTTAAATGCACTACAAATAGCCTTGTTAATAACAATAGTGTTAAACTTCTTCTTAGCAAGTAAAAAATAATTAATTTTGGAAATATTCCATAATAATGGAATTTATCCTAATGAAAACAGAATCCATACTACATTTAGATTTAGACACGTTTTTTGTGTCTTGTGAGCGCTTAATCGACTCCAAATTACTCAAGCGACCTTTGCTGGTTGGAGGTATTGGAGATAGAGGTGTAGTGGCTGCCTGTAGTTATGAAACTAGGAAATTTGGTGTACATTCAGGAATGTCAATGAAATTGGCGAGGCAGTTGTGCCCTGAAGCAACGGTTATTAAAGGAGATTCTAGTACCTACACCAAACACTCCCAATTAGTAACAGAGATTATAAAAGAACGAGTGCCTGTTTTTGAAAAAGCAAGTATTGATGAGTTCTATGCAGATTTAACTGGAATGGATAAATTTTTCGGCACCTATAAATTTGCAACAGAGCTACGAAATACGATCATCAAAGAAACTGGATTGCCTATTTCATTTGGATTGTCTTCTAATAAAATAGTTTCCAAAGTTGCTACGGGGGAAGCTAAACCCAACAATCAAATGCGGGTAGATACAGGCCTAGAAAAACAATTTCTAGCACCTTTGTCCATTCAGAAAATACCATCGGTAGGTACAAAGACCTATCAGACACTTCGCAACTTAGGCATTACCAAAGTACATATTGTTCAAGAAATGCCTTTAGAAATGATGGTCAGTGCCTTGGGGAAACATGGACAAACTATTTGGAGACGTGCCAATGGTATTGATAGGCCTCCACTAATTCCGTTCCACGAGCGTAAATCTATTTCAACGGAGCGCACCTTTACAAAAGACACCACCAATATGGTGCAATTACGGACTACCATTACTGCAATGGCAGAGAATTTGGCGTATCAATTGCGAAGGGCAGATAAGTTAACGGCCTGTATTGCGGTACGAATACGGTATTCCGATTTTCAGACCTATTCCAAACAAATTAAAATACCCTATACCAGTGCAGATCATATTTTAATACCTAAAATAATTGAACTGTTTGAGCGCCTGTATGAGCGTCGCTT
This genomic stretch from Cellulophaga algicola DSM 14237 harbors:
- the dinB gene encoding DNA polymerase IV, translated to MEFILMKTESILHLDLDTFFVSCERLIDSKLLKRPLLVGGIGDRGVVAACSYETRKFGVHSGMSMKLARQLCPEATVIKGDSSTYTKHSQLVTEIIKERVPVFEKASIDEFYADLTGMDKFFGTYKFATELRNTIIKETGLPISFGLSSNKIVSKVATGEAKPNNQMRVDTGLEKQFLAPLSIQKIPSVGTKTYQTLRNLGITKVHIVQEMPLEMMVSALGKHGQTIWRRANGIDRPPLIPFHERKSISTERTFTKDTTNMVQLRTTITAMAENLAYQLRRADKLTACIAVRIRYSDFQTYSKQIKIPYTSADHILIPKIIELFERLYERRLLIRLVGVKFSDIVTGNYQINLFDDTEEMLSLYHAMDHIRKKYGEKSIMRATSMGAKTIGRFHNPFSGEPPIVLAHRKQ